One Synergistaceae bacterium DNA window includes the following coding sequences:
- a CDS encoding NTP transferase domain-containing protein, translating into MSRLHLIMPMAGAGSRFSESGFTVPKPLIPLHGKPFFWWAAMSVMDYAADVRFVVLKEHAEKFAIIDEIRKYFPDAGITVIPEVLPGPVFTCLEGAKDIDDDMPVLFNDCDHMFTCPELAQAGEYDGALLTFTSSDPRFSYVMYDAEGRVTGTVEKQAVSTSAICGAYIFRSAGLFRDLAAEYVNSCPYNECFMSGLYNIMCRRGLNVGVFKAEHHIDFGTPEGYRLALDSELFTEA; encoded by the coding sequence ATGAGCAGACTTCACCTGATTATGCCTATGGCCGGAGCAGGCTCGCGCTTCAGCGAATCCGGCTTCACCGTCCCTAAGCCGTTAATCCCCCTTCACGGAAAGCCCTTCTTCTGGTGGGCCGCAATGTCCGTCATGGATTATGCGGCTGATGTCAGGTTCGTGGTGCTTAAGGAACACGCGGAGAAGTTCGCCATCATTGACGAGATACGCAAATATTTCCCCGATGCAGGAATCACCGTCATTCCCGAAGTCCTGCCCGGCCCGGTCTTCACCTGCCTCGAAGGCGCAAAGGACATTGATGATGACATGCCCGTACTCTTCAACGACTGCGACCACATGTTCACCTGCCCTGAGCTTGCACAAGCAGGTGAGTATGACGGAGCTCTGCTGACGTTCACGTCCTCAGACCCGAGATTCAGCTACGTCATGTACGATGCGGAAGGCAGGGTAACCGGCACAGTCGAGAAGCAGGCAGTAAGCACCAGCGCGATCTGCGGAGCATACATATTCAGGAGTGCAGGGCTGTTCCGGGACTTGGCCGCAGAGTACGTGAACAGCTGCCCGTACAACGAATGCTTCATGAGCGGCCTCTACAACATCATGTGCCGCAGGGGGCTGAACGTCGGAGTCTTCAAAGCAGAACACCATATAGACTTCGGGACTCCTGAGGGCTACAGGCTCGCTCTGGACTCCGAACTTTTCACGGAGGCTTAG
- a CDS encoding NAD-dependent epimerase/dehydratase family protein, with amino-acid sequence MKALITGAAGFIGSQLAYKLWKTGISLVLVDNFSYGKPDNLIFPDHDFTPEIIRMDIRDKEGIASIFRDNDIDYAYNIAGIAPLPDCQADPAEAISVNVSGFVNICEAARKYGVRTIIQASTNAIYENETRFPVTEAGFSVLPTLIYPNTKYCAERFAQSFCDTYGMNIVCLRFSNVYGPHIDCLRTQPPFVAYMIRELYYNRTPVFHSDGNQRRDYVYVDDLTDLAWAVRECRGFDCVNASSGVNYSVNEMFSIAYRLVRKTAYGGGGITYADDRHYWEKYPALYEGRYRIKDEILHHEINKYSLCDNTHAREKYGWSPRVSMEEGLAAVIEYTCSLLSGMEQR; translated from the coding sequence ATGAAGGCTCTCATAACCGGCGCGGCCGGCTTCATCGGTTCACAGCTGGCGTACAAACTCTGGAAGACCGGCATCAGTCTGGTGCTTGTCGACAACTTCTCCTACGGCAAACCTGACAATCTGATTTTCCCAGATCACGATTTCACGCCGGAGATCATCAGGATGGATATTCGCGACAAAGAAGGCATAGCGTCGATTTTCCGCGACAACGACATCGATTACGCCTACAACATCGCAGGGATTGCCCCGCTTCCTGACTGCCAGGCAGACCCTGCCGAAGCGATAAGCGTAAATGTCTCCGGCTTCGTGAACATCTGCGAGGCAGCCCGCAAATACGGTGTCAGGACAATCATTCAGGCAAGCACCAATGCCATCTACGAGAACGAAACCAGATTCCCCGTAACAGAAGCAGGCTTCTCTGTGCTCCCTACATTGATTTACCCGAACACAAAATATTGTGCCGAACGTTTTGCGCAGTCCTTCTGCGACACCTATGGGATGAATATAGTGTGCCTGCGCTTCTCGAACGTATACGGCCCGCACATCGACTGCCTGAGAACCCAGCCTCCCTTTGTCGCCTACATGATACGCGAGCTGTACTACAACCGTACGCCGGTGTTTCACAGCGACGGCAACCAGCGCAGGGATTACGTGTATGTTGATGACCTCACGGATTTAGCTTGGGCTGTGCGTGAATGCAGGGGCTTCGACTGCGTAAACGCGTCTTCCGGCGTGAATTACTCCGTTAATGAGATGTTCAGCATCGCCTACAGACTTGTGCGTAAAACTGCGTACGGGGGGGGGGGCATAACTTATGCAGATGACAGGCACTATTGGGAGAAGTACCCCGCTCTCTATGAGGGCAGATACAGGATCAAGGATGAGATACTGCACCACGAAATCAACAAGTATTCGCTCTGCGACAACACTCATGCCCGCGAAAAATACGGCTGGAGTCCTCGCGTATCGATGGAGGAGGGGCTGGCAGCAGTGATTGAGTACACATGCAGTCTTTTGTCGGGGATGGAGCAAAGATGA
- a CDS encoding phosphotransferase, with protein sequence MHFRELEGHSGCRIILAEDNGRVFVRKVSRSTGYNARLEAQARKQSAFRSEYLSAPAVYSAGFTSEGLYYFDMEYISGITLAEYMKTIQACSIRSIVRALMLSMNTGTAETSGDPQQVFSRKIRSLEEELAGSGSPAVSEAFAVLSGHKWNKFTPGFCHGDLTLENIIVKDGRLYLIDFLDSFYDCWIMDAATLLQDVYAMWSYRRQVQDINTVIHLMIFRDIMTDIIAETAGDDVVVEVYYALLLKLLRIYPYTDDKPTLDFLDAKTATVTGMIARTHEDADNSLCRR encoded by the coding sequence ATGCACTTCAGGGAGCTTGAGGGACATTCCGGGTGCAGGATAATTCTTGCGGAAGACAACGGCCGGGTGTTCGTCAGGAAAGTTTCGCGGAGCACGGGCTACAACGCACGGCTTGAGGCTCAGGCTCGGAAGCAGTCTGCTTTCAGAAGCGAATATCTTTCTGCACCGGCGGTGTACTCTGCGGGATTCACGTCCGAAGGGCTGTACTATTTCGACATGGAATACATCAGCGGCATCACTCTGGCAGAATACATGAAGACTATACAGGCCTGCAGCATCCGCAGCATAGTCAGAGCCCTTATGCTCAGCATGAACACCGGCACGGCAGAAACCAGCGGCGACCCCCAGCAGGTATTCTCGCGCAAGATACGTTCTCTCGAAGAAGAACTTGCAGGCTCAGGAAGCCCGGCAGTCTCAGAAGCATTTGCTGTATTGTCGGGGCACAAGTGGAACAAGTTCACGCCCGGCTTCTGTCATGGAGATTTGACCCTCGAGAACATCATCGTAAAGGACGGCAGGCTGTACCTCATCGACTTTCTGGACTCGTTCTACGACTGCTGGATAATGGATGCCGCGACGCTCCTTCAGGACGTTTACGCAATGTGGTCATACCGCAGGCAGGTTCAGGACATCAACACGGTGATACACCTGATGATTTTCCGGGACATAATGACGGACATCATCGCGGAGACCGCAGGAGATGACGTTGTCGTCGAGGTGTATTACGCGCTGCTCCTGAAGCTCCTGAGGATATACCCCTACACTGACGACAAGCCTACGCTGGATTTTCTGGACGCAAAGACTGCCACAGTTACGGGCATGATAGCACGCACTCATGAAGACGCTGATAATTCCCTGTGCAGGCGGTGA
- a CDS encoding HlyC/CorC family transporter, producing MSGVIMGFVVLFLLSAFFSGAETSITATGTGKLRTLQEQGKYKFLNSTFQWLIDDTQEALTVCLISNNVVNISASALASSVALGLFGPGALVFVVPVMTVLIVILGEILPKSAAMVYSENVLIFAAPILRVLAFLISPVAWAMKKCVTAIGFLLHIDLGTQQVFVTRDEIEQVVKIGEESGALEASERRMIDGIIDFDETRVHEIMIPRTDMIALEASDTLAEAVKLFIDEGHSRIPVYEESPDNIVGILYVKDTLKNLMESNLSCEVRTLLRKPIFVPETIKTAEVLEAMRHEHIHIAIIVDEYGGVAGIVTMEDILEQIVGEIQDEYDEESPEVQKQEDGSYLVQGSISLENLSEALGSEFTSDDAETLGGLVLTMSGGFPEEGETFNYGGWRIKVMELEEHRITLLNLSKIPDDEQGSYSEDE from the coding sequence ATGAGCGGGGTAATTATGGGGTTCGTTGTGCTGTTCCTGCTGTCGGCGTTCTTCAGCGGTGCGGAAACCTCAATCACTGCGACAGGCACGGGGAAGCTCCGCACACTTCAGGAGCAGGGAAAGTACAAGTTCTTGAACTCAACGTTTCAGTGGCTGATTGACGACACGCAGGAGGCTTTGACGGTGTGCCTCATCTCCAACAACGTGGTGAACATTTCCGCGAGCGCACTGGCTTCGAGCGTCGCACTCGGACTGTTCGGGCCGGGAGCTCTGGTGTTCGTAGTGCCGGTAATGACGGTGCTGATTGTGATTCTCGGAGAAATTCTGCCCAAGAGCGCGGCTATGGTCTACTCGGAAAACGTGCTCATCTTTGCTGCGCCTATCCTGCGTGTGCTTGCGTTCCTGATTTCGCCGGTTGCGTGGGCAATGAAGAAGTGTGTTACGGCTATAGGCTTCCTGCTTCATATCGATTTGGGGACACAGCAGGTTTTCGTAACGCGCGACGAGATTGAACAGGTCGTGAAGATAGGCGAGGAGTCAGGTGCTCTTGAGGCATCAGAACGCAGGATGATTGACGGGATAATAGACTTCGACGAGACGAGAGTCCACGAGATTATGATTCCGCGCACGGACATGATAGCCCTCGAAGCCAGCGATACTCTAGCTGAGGCCGTAAAGCTGTTCATCGACGAGGGGCATTCGCGCATCCCCGTCTACGAGGAGAGCCCTGATAACATCGTCGGCATCCTCTACGTCAAGGACACGCTGAAGAACTTAATGGAGAGCAATTTATCCTGCGAGGTCAGAACGTTGTTGCGGAAGCCCATTTTTGTGCCGGAGACGATAAAGACCGCTGAAGTCCTCGAGGCGATGAGGCATGAGCACATTCACATAGCGATAATCGTTGACGAGTACGGCGGAGTTGCCGGCATCGTAACGATGGAGGACATTCTGGAGCAGATTGTGGGAGAGATTCAGGACGAGTACGACGAGGAATCGCCCGAAGTCCAGAAGCAGGAGGACGGTTCATACCTTGTACAGGGGAGCATCAGCCTCGAGAATCTCAGCGAGGCTCTGGGGAGTGAGTTCACGAGCGACGACGCAGAGACGCTGGGCGGACTTGTGCTCACGATGTCGGGCGGCTTCCCGGAGGAGGGCGAGACGTTCAACTACGGAGGCTGGCGCATAAAGGTAATGGAGCTCGAGGAACACAGAATCACCTTGCTGAACCTGTCGAAGATTCCCGACGACGAACAGGGCAGTTACAGCGAGGACGAATAA
- a CDS encoding HAD-IA family hydrolase, with protein MKTLIIPCAGGERIDGLPLILNRHPEDGTILAAKLLSGIFPESYGRIIYAVTADMEEKFSVSSAIAQSVPSAEVVVLSEKTSGAADTVCRTIRYAGISGGIAVKDSHSRIALSSPIEGNAIAGLDLMQTDIPVANLRSKSFIVLNEQDNVCDIAEKRLRSDVISAGMYSFRDAEDFVSAFVRLSDPDYPAGRLYVSHIISYLVGRRDFVFSCSKAEAFEEWADQTAWQKLRRGHLPASVRLIIADLDGTLFDTAGVNCAAYSEALERGLDYEYFRAHCNGRHYTDFLPEIVPGISSEAMKMIHSRKKALYRKYLTLAKPNTGLLALLGMCRGECSLALVTTASRENTQDILRAFGLENFFDLVLAHEDIAHSKPDPEGYLKAMQYFGASPEECIIFEDSETGLEAARRSGAQYFTVNMTEEVDAMREKMYNFTSHHITSHP; from the coding sequence ATGAAGACGCTGATAATTCCCTGTGCAGGCGGTGAACGCATTGACGGCCTGCCTCTGATCCTGAACAGGCATCCTGAGGACGGAACGATTCTTGCCGCAAAGTTGCTGTCAGGGATATTCCCGGAAAGCTACGGCCGGATAATCTACGCTGTTACTGCGGACATGGAGGAGAAATTCTCTGTTTCCAGCGCAATAGCACAGAGCGTACCCAGCGCAGAAGTTGTTGTGCTTTCGGAGAAGACTTCAGGGGCGGCGGATACAGTGTGCAGGACGATACGTTATGCCGGAATCTCAGGCGGGATCGCCGTCAAAGACTCCCACAGCAGAATAGCCCTGAGCTCTCCTATCGAGGGCAACGCAATAGCCGGGCTCGACCTCATGCAGACGGATATTCCCGTCGCCAACCTCAGGAGCAAGAGCTTCATTGTCCTCAATGAGCAGGACAACGTGTGCGACATCGCCGAGAAACGCCTTCGTTCTGACGTAATCTCTGCGGGAATGTACAGCTTCAGGGACGCAGAAGATTTTGTGAGTGCATTCGTCAGGCTGTCAGACCCGGATTATCCCGCAGGAAGGCTCTACGTCAGCCACATAATCTCCTACCTTGTCGGGCGCAGGGATTTCGTGTTCAGCTGCAGCAAAGCAGAGGCCTTCGAGGAATGGGCAGACCAGACAGCGTGGCAGAAATTACGGCGGGGACATCTCCCTGCTTCCGTCAGGCTCATCATTGCAGACCTTGACGGTACTCTCTTCGACACAGCAGGAGTCAACTGCGCGGCATACAGCGAGGCTCTTGAACGCGGGCTGGACTATGAGTATTTCCGTGCGCACTGCAACGGCAGGCACTACACGGATTTTCTCCCGGAAATCGTACCCGGCATCAGCAGCGAGGCCATGAAGATGATTCACAGCAGAAAGAAAGCTCTGTACAGGAAATATCTCACGCTGGCCAAGCCAAACACCGGGCTTCTGGCTCTTCTGGGAATGTGCAGAGGAGAGTGCAGTCTCGCGCTGGTTACGACAGCTTCACGCGAGAACACGCAGGACATTCTGCGGGCTTTCGGGCTGGAGAACTTCTTTGACCTTGTGCTGGCTCATGAGGATATTGCGCACTCAAAGCCTGACCCTGAAGGCTACCTCAAGGCCATGCAGTATTTTGGTGCTTCGCCGGAAGAGTGCATAATCTTCGAGGACTCGGAGACGGGGCTTGAGGCCGCAAGAAGAAGCGGAGCGCAGTATTTCACTGTAAATATGACGGAAGAAGTTGACGCAATGAGAGAAAAAATGTATAATTTCACATCACATCACATCACATCACATCCATAA
- a CDS encoding cyclic nucleotide-binding domain-containing protein, giving the protein MLMGQQKILAERQRLQAERQRELAGRKKELEERRKMLAGYQDELGELEQAYQRGSFQLFVVCGHEESVSTILIKEFCNWKRRIFFRASGKDTETLTSFVETVLKHYEKPRTEQFTVWDKAFKYIADNEQSKSRTAQRLVLVLHEFPDPVRRDDQFMRMFKNAIEQYLSQTKIFLIISTSDTEFVKKYFLDENALLHENMNGCIHIETAALDDDEAEKLADEAARTAKGISDARAKIQKISADEVILREGETNDAIYKIITGSAVCWFKYGTDDEYVLGSMSDGECFGEYSVLTGEPSIYTVVAFTDMLVMKITRDDLVSFVEMNAKNAIDIMGNTAKMLNVMAMNIDMIRSEYGR; this is encoded by the coding sequence ATGCTTATGGGGCAGCAGAAGATTCTGGCTGAACGGCAGAGACTGCAGGCCGAACGCCAGAGAGAACTTGCCGGGCGCAAGAAGGAGCTTGAAGAGCGCAGGAAGATGCTAGCGGGCTACCAGGACGAGCTGGGAGAACTTGAGCAGGCATACCAGCGCGGGAGCTTCCAGCTTTTCGTGGTCTGCGGGCATGAAGAGTCAGTGAGCACTATACTCATCAAGGAGTTCTGCAACTGGAAACGGAGAATATTCTTCAGGGCTTCCGGGAAGGACACAGAAACCCTTACGAGTTTTGTTGAAACGGTGCTGAAACACTACGAGAAGCCGCGCACCGAACAATTCACTGTGTGGGATAAAGCCTTCAAGTACATAGCGGACAACGAGCAGAGCAAGAGCCGGACAGCCCAGCGTCTTGTGCTCGTACTGCACGAGTTTCCTGACCCCGTAAGGCGTGATGACCAGTTCATGAGGATGTTCAAGAACGCAATAGAGCAATACTTGAGCCAGACAAAAATCTTCCTGATAATCAGCACCAGTGATACGGAGTTCGTGAAGAAGTATTTTCTCGACGAGAATGCGCTGCTTCATGAGAACATGAACGGCTGTATACACATTGAGACTGCTGCACTTGACGACGACGAGGCGGAGAAGCTGGCGGACGAGGCGGCGAGAACCGCGAAGGGTATCAGCGATGCGCGCGCGAAGATACAGAAGATTTCTGCGGACGAGGTTATTCTTCGTGAGGGAGAGACCAACGACGCAATCTACAAGATTATCACGGGCTCTGCGGTGTGCTGGTTCAAGTACGGCACGGATGATGAGTATGTTCTTGGGAGCATGTCGGACGGCGAATGTTTCGGGGAGTACTCCGTTCTGACGGGCGAACCGAGCATTTATACGGTGGTGGCGTTCACTGATATGCTGGTCATGAAGATAACGCGTGATGACCTCGTCAGCTTCGTGGAGATGAACGCGAAGAATGCCATTGACATTATGGGCAACACGGCGAAGATGCTTAACGTTATGGCGATGAACATTGACATGATACGGAGCGAGTACGGCCGTTAA
- the ybeY gene encoding rRNA maturation RNase YbeY yields the protein MKLSLCINTPEDSSGTNDSDTAPEHPDTQRIINEADSISAILEEELAVLCPASASYDEAEISLSFVSPEEIRELNRDYRDTDEATDVLSFPMMDDEPEGLPVLELGDIVICPEETARLHPELGLHDALCLMIAHSFLHLLGYDHDTEEKQAEMWALQDRIAGRLAV from the coding sequence TTGAAGTTATCATTATGCATTAATACCCCCGAAGATTCATCGGGTACTAATGACAGCGATACCGCACCCGAACACCCAGACACACAGCGAATCATCAATGAGGCAGACAGCATATCAGCGATTCTCGAAGAAGAGTTAGCTGTGTTGTGCCCTGCCTCAGCAAGTTACGACGAAGCGGAGATCTCCCTGTCGTTCGTTTCGCCGGAGGAAATACGCGAGCTCAACAGGGATTATCGCGACACGGACGAGGCTACTGACGTGCTGTCGTTCCCGATGATGGATGACGAGCCCGAAGGCCTGCCGGTTCTCGAGCTGGGAGACATCGTTATCTGCCCGGAAGAAACCGCGCGGCTTCACCCGGAACTTGGCCTGCACGACGCATTGTGCCTGATGATTGCGCACTCGTTCCTGCACCTGCTGGGCTACGACCACGACACAGAGGAGAAGCAGGCTGAAATGTGGGCACTGCAGGACAGGATAGCAGGGAGGCTGGCTGTATGA
- a CDS encoding SpoIIE family protein phosphatase, translating into MTGRKPIDKKIRSLVVNVAFAALLVTALISAVSIFGIREKNKEVLITQMETNLYNTIKDKARFADSELGKYVNYANTLADYINVLYRNPSKFLPNEVLPPKAENAGRFVMLRTLINEETTYESIKEECGLLGNVEQLWAPFVKENSKVLLYLATKSGVLMTYDAHSDLLAPREGQTEVYYDFRGSAWYSQCAKIQRAGFTDVYNDHWGRGQMITLYAPFYDGEGEFAGVLGMDILIDDMHREIVSIDMGRGAHAFIVDRTGKVISNGNPNAEAAMLSDDPDITQHIVREILAGRTGVALSDKEMYYAYTPIRSTNWKLCIKIPRSLVLSPLSFIYENMDWAMVLLLMSFVIIQVIVRMAGHKFSERLVAPIRRLGHDVDEISGGNLEHAAEITSNDEIGDLARNFNTMTASLREYISNLADVTAEKERIGAELNIATQIQADMLPKIIPPFLNHEAFDISATMYPAKEVGGDFYDFFMIDEDHLGLVMADVSGKGVPAALFMVIAKTLIKNRAMMGGTPGEILFDVNNQLCEGNDSSLFVTVWLGILELSTGHVIASSAGHEPPAVRRAGGIYELLETEPNPALAVMDGMEFTDNEFQLEHLDTLYLYTDGVTEATNINRELYGQERMLEELNSTTGAPAKEVLAIMNKSVMDFTGEAPQFDDLTMLCLQFFGKPSKLTVEADTDKLHEVIAFVDEDLEKWGCPASVIMQIELAVEEIFVNIANYAYPNTDGGTATISIRHLGKDVEIIFTDSGTPYNPLERSDPDITLSADERDIGGLGIYIVKQSMNSVSYEYIDENNVLKMRKDIQDAEE; encoded by the coding sequence ATGACAGGCAGGAAGCCCATCGACAAGAAGATTAGAAGCCTTGTCGTAAACGTAGCCTTTGCTGCCCTGTTGGTTACTGCTCTAATCTCGGCTGTGAGCATATTCGGCATCAGGGAGAAGAACAAGGAAGTTCTCATAACCCAGATGGAGACGAACCTCTACAACACCATCAAGGACAAAGCCAGATTCGCGGACTCCGAGCTGGGCAAGTACGTGAATTATGCGAATACGCTTGCGGATTACATTAATGTTCTTTACCGCAATCCGTCAAAGTTCCTGCCTAATGAGGTTCTCCCTCCGAAGGCAGAGAACGCCGGACGCTTCGTGATGCTCAGGACACTCATCAACGAAGAGACGACCTATGAGTCCATCAAAGAGGAGTGCGGCCTTCTGGGGAATGTTGAGCAGTTGTGGGCACCGTTCGTGAAGGAAAACAGCAAGGTGTTGCTGTACCTTGCGACAAAGTCAGGCGTATTGATGACGTACGATGCGCATTCCGACCTGTTAGCCCCGCGCGAAGGACAAACTGAAGTGTATTACGACTTCAGGGGCTCTGCATGGTACTCGCAGTGCGCAAAGATTCAGCGTGCAGGCTTCACTGATGTCTACAACGACCATTGGGGACGCGGACAGATGATAACGCTCTATGCTCCATTCTACGATGGAGAGGGCGAATTTGCCGGCGTTCTGGGAATGGACATACTCATAGATGACATGCACCGCGAGATTGTCTCCATCGACATGGGGCGCGGAGCACATGCCTTCATCGTTGACCGAACAGGAAAAGTCATCAGCAACGGCAATCCCAACGCAGAAGCAGCGATGCTCTCCGACGACCCGGATATAACCCAGCACATCGTCAGGGAGATACTTGCGGGGCGGACGGGAGTTGCCCTCTCGGACAAAGAGATGTATTACGCGTACACTCCCATAAGGTCAACGAACTGGAAGCTGTGCATAAAGATACCCAGAAGCCTCGTGCTTTCTCCGTTGTCGTTCATCTATGAGAACATGGATTGGGCTATGGTTCTTCTCCTGATGTCGTTCGTGATAATTCAGGTAATCGTCAGGATGGCGGGGCACAAGTTCTCAGAAAGACTCGTCGCACCGATACGCAGGCTCGGCCATGACGTGGACGAAATCAGCGGCGGAAACCTCGAGCACGCTGCTGAAATCACGAGCAACGACGAGATAGGCGACCTCGCACGGAACTTCAACACCATGACGGCTTCACTGAGAGAATACATCTCCAACTTGGCCGACGTTACGGCGGAGAAGGAACGCATCGGCGCGGAGCTGAACATAGCGACGCAGATTCAGGCGGACATGCTCCCGAAGATAATTCCGCCGTTCCTGAACCACGAAGCATTTGACATCAGCGCAACAATGTACCCGGCTAAGGAGGTAGGAGGAGACTTCTACGACTTCTTCATGATTGACGAGGATCATCTCGGGCTGGTTATGGCTGATGTTTCGGGGAAGGGAGTACCTGCCGCGCTGTTCATGGTGATTGCGAAAACGCTCATCAAGAACCGCGCAATGATGGGAGGAACTCCGGGCGAGATACTCTTTGACGTGAACAACCAGCTGTGCGAGGGTAACGACTCTTCGCTGTTCGTAACGGTGTGGCTCGGCATTCTGGAACTCTCGACGGGGCACGTTATCGCCTCCAGCGCAGGCCATGAGCCTCCTGCAGTCAGAAGGGCGGGCGGGATTTACGAGCTGTTAGAGACTGAGCCGAATCCTGCACTTGCGGTAATGGACGGTATGGAGTTCACGGACAATGAATTTCAGCTGGAACACCTCGATACGCTATACTTATACACTGACGGCGTAACGGAAGCCACGAACATTAACCGCGAGCTTTACGGCCAAGAGAGGATGCTCGAGGAGCTGAACAGTACGACGGGCGCGCCTGCAAAAGAAGTCCTCGCCATAATGAACAAGTCAGTGATGGACTTCACCGGCGAAGCTCCGCAGTTCGACGACCTCACTATGCTGTGCCTTCAGTTCTTCGGCAAACCCAGCAAACTTACTGTTGAGGCCGATACGGACAAACTCCACGAGGTTATAGCCTTCGTTGATGAGGACCTCGAGAAGTGGGGCTGTCCTGCGTCGGTCATAATGCAGATAGAGTTAGCCGTCGAAGAAATTTTTGTGAACATCGCGAATTACGCCTACCCTAACACAGACGGAGGCACTGCGACAATCAGCATCCGCCATCTGGGCAAGGACGTAGAGATTATCTTCACGGACAGCGGAACGCCGTATAATCCGCTCGAACGCTCTGACCCTGATATTACGCTGAGTGCGGACGAACGGGACATAGGCGGGCTGGGAATCTACATCGTGAAGCAGAGCATGAACTCAGTATCATATGAGTACATCGACGAGAATAACGTACTCAAGATGCGCAAAGACATCCAAGACGCGGAAGAATAA
- a CDS encoding STAS domain-containing protein, giving the protein MNATTLNISKVSDGDSLTVSLEGRLDTTSAPQLEAEVKGWLAGVKSLVFDMSALEFVSSAGLRVFLLAQKAMSKQGTMTIRNLRPDVLKVFEVTGFSRILKIEK; this is encoded by the coding sequence ATGAACGCAACAACACTGAACATCAGCAAGGTTTCTGACGGAGATTCGCTCACGGTTTCGCTTGAAGGAAGGCTGGACACGACTTCAGCACCCCAGCTTGAAGCGGAAGTGAAGGGCTGGCTTGCAGGAGTGAAGTCGCTGGTGTTCGATATGTCGGCACTGGAATTTGTGTCTTCAGCAGGCCTCCGCGTTTTTCTGCTGGCACAGAAAGCTATGAGCAAGCAGGGCACTATGACTATCAGGAATCTCAGGCCCGACGTTCTCAAAGTGTTTGAGGTAACAGGTTTCAGCCGTATCCTGAAAATCGAGAAATGA